A stretch of the Ptychodera flava strain L36383 chromosome 18, AS_Pfla_20210202, whole genome shotgun sequence genome encodes the following:
- the LOC139117128 gene encoding tetratricopeptide repeat protein 23-like → MANIYSSDEELKVVDVGRPPVDVPTGSVAYDDDDDDDVPDGRMSMRRDSTDEFTSEEEEPLTSTRSMGKTKKKRKANMTPPEELLEKAEKSAKKYTKKKMADRAIQHMMRCVPLARIVHGDGHWRLAESHANLANGYLLLKGLSAQGLYHAGIAKNILLSTVHTTDAAEKAKLLYTLIRVYFVLGRSQTMMKKYQEAEHNLIKAEKISDDRNKLPGIDEYEQADIDIKIAIALGKLCISQNKAALGASCFDKAVDLIKRNYGKDSAELIPVYQDMGRLEQSKGKHANHDHAIEMYLQAHSIANVCYPRQSDEVAQSAHMLALANAEADTEEGEISAERYLDDSVGIYQVLHGPHHAKTIEVQDDLCKLLLRTDRTDEAITLLKTLIDSKAGCYGDMSEEVAEAYKLFGSIRLSQGSMDKALKHFKKCLSIQVILYGNNHKKTKKTQQTVDMLLQSPSLAAQNAKSKEEQLKHRPRFNATVGRSAPLGVTQVK, encoded by the exons ATGGCTAACATTTACAGTTCCGACGAGGAGCTGAAAGTTGTGGATGTTGGAAGACCACCTGTCGATGTACCAACGGGCTCCGTCGCgtacgatgatgatgacgacgacgacgttCCTGATGGACGCATGAGCATGAGACGTGACAG CACCGATGAGTTCACATCGGAAGAGGAAGAACCACTCACTTCAACCAGATCGATGGGAAAGACCAAGAAGAAGAGGAAAGCCAACATGACACCGCCTGAAGAGCTCCTTGAGAAAGCTGAGAAGTCAGCCAAGAAATATACGAAAAAGAAAATG GCTGACAGGGCAATTCAACATATGATGCGATGTGTTCCATTGGCTAGAATAGTCCATGGTGATGGCCACTGGCGATTGGCTGAAAGTCATGCCAATCTAGCCAATGGCTATCTACTTCTCAAAG GACTGTCAGCCCAGGGCCTTTACCATGCCGGCATCGCCAAGAACATCTTACTGAGCACAGTGCACACTACAGATGCCGCTGAGAAAGCCAAGCTGCTCTACACCCTCATCCGTGTCTACTTTGTGCTGGGACGATCTCAGACCATGATGAAGAA GTACCAAGAGGCAGAGCACAATTTAATCAAGGCAGAAAAGATCTCAGATGACAGAAACAAGCTGCCAGGGATTGATGAGTACGAGCAAGCAGATATTGATATCAAGATTGCCATTGCACTTGGAAA ACTCTGCATCAGCCAAAACAAGGCTGCTCTCGGGGCGAGCTGTTTTGACAAGGCCGTTGACCTCATCAAAAGAAACTACGGCAAAGACAGTGCTGAGCTGATCCCAGTGTATCAAGATATGGGACGA TTAGAGCAGAGCAAAGGCAAGCATGCCAATCATGACCATGCCATTGAGATGTATCTACAGGCACATTCCATTGCCAACGTGTG TTATCCCAGACAAAGTGATGAAGTTGCCCAATCAGCTCACATGTTAGCCCTGGCCAACGCAGAAGCTGATACTGAGGAAGGAGAAA TTTCAGCAGAGAGGTACCTGGATGACAGTGTAGGCATCTATCAAGTTCTGCACGGACCGCATCACGCCAAGACCATCGAAGTCCAAGATGATCTGTGCAAGCTTCTGCTGAGAACCGACAGAACTGAC GAAGCTATTACCCTACTTAAGACACTGATCGATTCCAAAGCTGGTTGCTATGGTGATATGAGCGAGGAGGTCGCAGAGGCCTACAAGTTGTTTGGCTCCATTAGGCTGTCACAGGGTAGCATGgacaaagcattgaaacacTTTAAAAAG TGCCTCAGCATACAAGTCATACTATATGGTAACAATCACAAGAAAACCAAGAAGACACAACAGACAGTAGACATGCTATTACA ATCACCGTCCCTTGCAGCACAGAATGCCAAAAGTAAAGAAGAACAACTCAAACACAGACCACGCTTCAATGCAACTGTCGGCAGAAGTGCTCCTCTTGGTGTGACTCAAGTAAAATGA
- the LOC139117129 gene encoding uncharacterized protein isoform X1: MVVTLEAAKEKVDEMVRLVVAHPTVRKQVAYFKYRFATVTSGLKDIYRHHRLPLIFAAVALFSFVGTSVYVIGLSQTHIEALGPAQRSVLQYHVDESPDDSASVPSLGVGVAPQFEDEGSRRRSFLQSELGRRLQNIIIRLEREKENITDIYHQMDIERRCLRRAIVNWGNVDNLKKGLKTVIKTGRSFRIGIMGGSVSVVNIYPKVLQTSLQRILSERVDVLNAAIGATDSQYFAYCLKNHLNVNQLDLILWEFAVNDYLKGVSPSAQEEITRELLEVPARPQLLYVNFLYGTQISQGSCDNSEDVGGRELSFHYNVPSVSLKEAVCPKVKAKKAKDLVAGDNKNHLSSKAHLLMELFLRHFMVNVITNVTWEMLDESVHPDKYRLADVDSDEPPPLPQPLFADTRITRPRCWSALLPQHSLSEYLWPIRAAVGWNKVTVDTNSPDHKQVWVGNLNGSVIRFPIEIEPYRNLTSKIAVSTFTCNECGAVRVIVDNDFARAATVYGKSKFRVTWPTVVATDIPPGSHNITIKCLSDDPFQLAAITTAYDITAPVGFF; encoded by the exons ATGGTGGTTACGTTGGAGGCGGCAAAAGAGAAAGTCGATG AAATGGTTCGGTTGGTGGTTGCACATCCCACGGTGAGGAAACAAGTCGCATACTTCAAATATCGGTTTGCAACTGTTACTTCGG GTCTCAAAGACATCTATCGTCACCACAGGCTACCACTTATATTCGCGGCCGTGGCTTTATTTAGTTTTGTAGGGACTTCAGTGTACGTTATTGGCCTGTCGCAAACTCATATCGAAGCGCTTGGACCTGCGCAGAGAAGCGTCCTGCAGTATCATGTCGATGAATCTCCAGACGACAGTGCTAGTGTTCCTTCCTTGGGAGTCGGAGTCGCTCCCCAGTTCGAAGATGAAGGAAGCAGGCGACGTTCTTTTTTGCAGTCCGAGCTGGGTCGCCGTCTGCAGAACATCATCATCCGGTTGGAGCGAGAGAAGGAAAATATCACTGACATTTACCACCAGATGGACATCGAGAGGAGATGTCTGAGGAGGGCGATAGTTAACTGGGGTAACGTGGATAACCTGAAGAAAGGTTTGAAAACTGTGATCAAGACGGGCCGGAGTTTCCGAATCGGTATAATGGGTGGTTCGGTGTCTGTGGTCAACATCTATCCGAAAGTGTTGCAGACTTCGCTGCAGAGAATTCTCAGCGAGAGGGTTGATGTGCTCAACGCCGCGATAGGAGCGACTGACAGCCAGTACTTCGCTTACTGTTTGAAAAATCACTTGAACGTGAACCAGCTTGACCTCATCCTGTGGGAGTTCGCCGTCAACGACTACCTGAAAGGCGTCAGCCCATCCGCGCAGGAGGAAATCACGCGAGAGTTGCTCGAGGTTCCAGCCAGGCCCCAACTCTTGTACGTGAACTTTCTGTACGGGACACAGATATCTCAGGGGTCCTGCGACAACAGTGAAGACGTTGGCGGGCGAGAGTTGAGTTTTCACTACAACGTTCCCTCTGTGAGTCTCAAGGAAGCTGTCTGTCCGAAGGTCAAGGCCAAAAAAGCTAAGGACCTGGTGGCCGGAGATAACAAAAACCACCTGAGCTCAAAAGCGCACCTGCTGATGGAGTTGTTTTTGCGACATTTCATGGTGAATGTCATCACCAATGTGACCTGGGAGATGCTGGACGAGAGCGTCCATCCTGATAAATACAGGCTGGCTGATGTCGACAGCGACGAGCCACCGCCCCTGCCGCAACCGCTCTTCGCGGATACCCGCATCACCAGACCGCGCTGCTGGTCCGCTCTGCTGCCCCAACACAGCCTGAGTGAGTACCTGTGGCCGATACGGGCAGCCGTGGGCTGGAATAAAGTCACCGTTGACACAAACTCACCCGATCACAAGCAAGTCTGGGTGGGAAACCTCAACGGCAGCGTCATCAGGTTCCCGATCGAAATAGAACCGTACAGGAATCTGACCAGCAAGATTGCAGTCTCCACTTTCACCTGCAACGAATGCGGCGCCGTCAGGGTCATCGTTGACAACGACTTTGCAAGGGCTGCAACGGTGTATGGCAAAAGCAAGTTCAGAGTTACCTGGCCAACTGTGGTGGCGACAGACATACCACCAGGGTCTCACAACATTACCATCAAATGTCTGAGCGATGATCCGTTCCAATTGGCGGCCATTACGACAGCTTACGATATAACAGCTCCTGTGGGTTTCTTCTAA
- the LOC139117129 gene encoding uncharacterized protein isoform X2 yields the protein MVVTLEAAKEKVDGLKDIYRHHRLPLIFAAVALFSFVGTSVYVIGLSQTHIEALGPAQRSVLQYHVDESPDDSASVPSLGVGVAPQFEDEGSRRRSFLQSELGRRLQNIIIRLEREKENITDIYHQMDIERRCLRRAIVNWGNVDNLKKGLKTVIKTGRSFRIGIMGGSVSVVNIYPKVLQTSLQRILSERVDVLNAAIGATDSQYFAYCLKNHLNVNQLDLILWEFAVNDYLKGVSPSAQEEITRELLEVPARPQLLYVNFLYGTQISQGSCDNSEDVGGRELSFHYNVPSVSLKEAVCPKVKAKKAKDLVAGDNKNHLSSKAHLLMELFLRHFMVNVITNVTWEMLDESVHPDKYRLADVDSDEPPPLPQPLFADTRITRPRCWSALLPQHSLSEYLWPIRAAVGWNKVTVDTNSPDHKQVWVGNLNGSVIRFPIEIEPYRNLTSKIAVSTFTCNECGAVRVIVDNDFARAATVYGKSKFRVTWPTVVATDIPPGSHNITIKCLSDDPFQLAAITTAYDITAPVGFF from the exons ATGGTGGTTACGTTGGAGGCGGCAAAAGAGAAAGTCGATG GTCTCAAAGACATCTATCGTCACCACAGGCTACCACTTATATTCGCGGCCGTGGCTTTATTTAGTTTTGTAGGGACTTCAGTGTACGTTATTGGCCTGTCGCAAACTCATATCGAAGCGCTTGGACCTGCGCAGAGAAGCGTCCTGCAGTATCATGTCGATGAATCTCCAGACGACAGTGCTAGTGTTCCTTCCTTGGGAGTCGGAGTCGCTCCCCAGTTCGAAGATGAAGGAAGCAGGCGACGTTCTTTTTTGCAGTCCGAGCTGGGTCGCCGTCTGCAGAACATCATCATCCGGTTGGAGCGAGAGAAGGAAAATATCACTGACATTTACCACCAGATGGACATCGAGAGGAGATGTCTGAGGAGGGCGATAGTTAACTGGGGTAACGTGGATAACCTGAAGAAAGGTTTGAAAACTGTGATCAAGACGGGCCGGAGTTTCCGAATCGGTATAATGGGTGGTTCGGTGTCTGTGGTCAACATCTATCCGAAAGTGTTGCAGACTTCGCTGCAGAGAATTCTCAGCGAGAGGGTTGATGTGCTCAACGCCGCGATAGGAGCGACTGACAGCCAGTACTTCGCTTACTGTTTGAAAAATCACTTGAACGTGAACCAGCTTGACCTCATCCTGTGGGAGTTCGCCGTCAACGACTACCTGAAAGGCGTCAGCCCATCCGCGCAGGAGGAAATCACGCGAGAGTTGCTCGAGGTTCCAGCCAGGCCCCAACTCTTGTACGTGAACTTTCTGTACGGGACACAGATATCTCAGGGGTCCTGCGACAACAGTGAAGACGTTGGCGGGCGAGAGTTGAGTTTTCACTACAACGTTCCCTCTGTGAGTCTCAAGGAAGCTGTCTGTCCGAAGGTCAAGGCCAAAAAAGCTAAGGACCTGGTGGCCGGAGATAACAAAAACCACCTGAGCTCAAAAGCGCACCTGCTGATGGAGTTGTTTTTGCGACATTTCATGGTGAATGTCATCACCAATGTGACCTGGGAGATGCTGGACGAGAGCGTCCATCCTGATAAATACAGGCTGGCTGATGTCGACAGCGACGAGCCACCGCCCCTGCCGCAACCGCTCTTCGCGGATACCCGCATCACCAGACCGCGCTGCTGGTCCGCTCTGCTGCCCCAACACAGCCTGAGTGAGTACCTGTGGCCGATACGGGCAGCCGTGGGCTGGAATAAAGTCACCGTTGACACAAACTCACCCGATCACAAGCAAGTCTGGGTGGGAAACCTCAACGGCAGCGTCATCAGGTTCCCGATCGAAATAGAACCGTACAGGAATCTGACCAGCAAGATTGCAGTCTCCACTTTCACCTGCAACGAATGCGGCGCCGTCAGGGTCATCGTTGACAACGACTTTGCAAGGGCTGCAACGGTGTATGGCAAAAGCAAGTTCAGAGTTACCTGGCCAACTGTGGTGGCGACAGACATACCACCAGGGTCTCACAACATTACCATCAAATGTCTGAGCGATGATCCGTTCCAATTGGCGGCCATTACGACAGCTTACGATATAACAGCTCCTGTGGGTTTCTTCTAA